In Macaca fascicularis isolate 582-1 chromosome 12, T2T-MFA8v1.1, the genomic stretch gggtcttggggccagatccttcatgaatggcttggtggcCTCCTACAGTAACAAGTGGGTTCTCGTGCTGGTAGCTCATGGAgggctggttgtttaaaagggcCTGGCACTTCCCGCCCTTTTGTTTGCTCTCACCACGTGATgcgcctgctcctgctttgccttccaccatgaataaGCCCTCCcagaggtctccccagaagcctCGATGATGACACACAGGctcccatgttggccagctggtctgcCACTCTGTGAGGCCTCAGTGGTGCTGGCAGAGGCCCTGAGGGTGAGAAAGAAAAACTCATACCTGGACTTTATGTCAATCCCTGACAGGATGAAATGTGTTTTACCTTCTCCCGGTGGAAGAGATCTGATGCCATCAACTTCCATCCAATGGGTGGTTGGTCTtctctgtgtttcccaggcttaGCACTGTGCCAGGGGCTCAGTGCCAGTCCCACAGGCAGGGCAGACAGGCAGCAGAAGGAGCTGGAGCCACTTTGGTGAGAGGGAACCCCTGCTTCTCCCCCGGGCAAAGCCCCCATTTTCTGTCTTGGATATTCTGTTTGCAAGCCCATTGCTCAGGAACTGGAGTGGCCAAGGACAGGCCCCCGTTGGCTGAGCCATCATGTTAACTTGGTAGATTGTACCTCTGTTGGCACACATTGCACCCTCTCCCATAGGTCCATTCTTTTCTCCAGGCTTTCTTTTCCAGATCTTTCAATCCTGCTCTTCCAAACCCTGGCCATGCAGCTAGGCTACTGGCCACACACAGCCTTCCTCAAGAGCCTCAGGGAGCTGCTCTGTGACTCTCCAGGTGGGACTTGCCTGAGGCTCCTGGTGGCTTCACTGTCCACCGTGAGATCTTCCAGGTCATAGGGCCCAAACTGCAAGGTTACTTTTACTGCAGCCTAGAGCTGCTGCAGACTCCTTTCTAGCACTGGGCCCAGTGCTAGAAAGCTACTAGCCTCTGGCAGCGTTTGCCAAGTAGGTCCTAGAAGCCTGCCCAAGTGTGACCTGTGCTGCCTTCAAAGCCCAAATCGATTCACCAAGCATTGTGTTCCTTTCTCAGGGGAAGGGGAGCAGACAGCACAGTCACGGCATTGGTTACTCCAGAGGGAATATCCCAACAAGCACTGGAGCCCTGGGGTGCAACTGCACTGACGTGGCCACCCCTGGCTCTATGTGGGGTTTATCTCCTCACCTTCTAGGGGGCCTTTTCCAATGCATCCAGAGTACTTCCTGCTTCTTACTAGCAAGTCTGATGAACACAGAGTTATCAAGATCGTGGGCCAATGTGATACTCTGCAGAACGTGCAAATACTCCACATGTTCTAGACTCCCTCATGACAGAACAGAACCAACTCAGCCTGGGGAAGGCCTGTGTCTGTGCACTGAGATCTGTCCCTTGTGCAGTATGCTGCCTCTGACAACCTTCCCTGATGTTAGAGAAAGGATGTGTTTGCTGAGGCAGTGGCTTCAAGCCACGAATGCGAGACCGTGTTCATCTGACCCAGTGAAGGCATCCCACCCAGCAGGACAGCTAGCACTGGGCTCCCGCTTGGTTAAATTGGTAGTGGCTGGATCCAGTCCAGACAGGGGCGAGCTTAGGACGTTGAATGGGGATTGGTTAGGGTCTCCGTGCCTGCATCCCTCAAGGCTTTGAAGGGGGAGCTAATCCCTGGTGTTCCCCTGAGATGTGATGCTGTTGTCGAATCACTGACTTAGCAGGAGATCCACCGGGCCAGGGGCGCCCACTTGGCCTTTCCTACGATAGCTCTTATCCCACAGCCCTGGGAACCTCAGCTAGAGTCcggctagctactcaggaagtcaTACCACGGCTGCTTTCCAGAACTGGAGGAAAGTCCAGTATCGGTCCAGGCACCCAGAGAACACGGGCCAGGACGCTGCCTCAGGGCACTGCAGGGGTTCCCTGCCCCACAAACCCTGCTCATGGCGGGGGAGGGAAGCACATGGGAGCCGCGTGTTCTCTGTCTCCATGGGATGCATGTTCTCTCTCTCCGTCGGCTGTGTATTCTCTCTCTCCGTGGGCCGCATGTTCTCTCTCCATGGGATGCATGTTCTCCCTCTCCATGGGCCACGTGTTCTTCCTCTCCATGGTATGTGTGTTCTCCCTCTCCATGGGATGTGTGTTCTCCCTCTCCATGGGATGTGTGTTCTCCCTCTCCATGGGATGCGTGTTCTCCCTCTCCATGGTATGTGTGTTCTCCCTCTCCATGGGATGCGTGTTCTCCCTCTCCATGGGATGCATGTTCTCCCTCTCCGTGGGACATGTGCTCTCCCTCTCCATGGGATGCATGTTCTCTCTCTCGGTGGGATGCATGTTCTCCCTCCCCATGGGATGCGTGTTCTCTCTCTCCGTGGGATGCGTGTTCTCTCTCTCCATGGGATGCGTGTTCTCTCTCTCCATGGGATGCGTGTTCTCCCTCTCCATGGGATGTGTGTTCTCCCTCTCCATGGGATGCGTGTTCTCCCTCTCCATGGGATGTGTGTTCTCCCTCTCCATGGGATGCGTGTTCTCCCTCTCCATGGTATGTGTGTTCTCCCTCTCCATGGGATGCGTGTTCTCTCTCTCCATGGGATGCGTGTTCTCCCTCTCCGTGGGACATGTGCTCTCCCTCTCCATGGGATGCATGTTCTCTCTCTCGGTGGGATGCATGTTCTCCCTCCCCATGGGATGCGTGTTCTCTCTCTCCGTGGGATGCGTGTTCTCTCTCTCCATGGGATGCGTGTTCTCTCTCTCCATGGGATGCGTGTTCTCCCTCTCCGTGGGACATGTGCTCTCCCTCTCCATGGGATGCATGTTCTCTCTCTCGGTGGGATGCGTGTTCTCTCTCTCCGTGGGATGCGTGTTCTCTCTCTCCGTGGGATGCGTGTTCTCTCTCTCCGTGGGATGCGTGTTCTCCCTCTCCATGGTATGTGTGTTCTCCCTCTCCATGGGATGCATGTTCTCTCTCTCCATGGGATGCGTGTTCTCCCTCTCCGTGGGACATGTGCTCTCCCTCTCCGTGGGATGCATGTTCTCTCTCTCGGTGGGATGCATGTTCTCCCTCCCCATGGGATGCGTGTTCTCTCTCTCCGTGGGATGCGTGTTCTCTCTCTCCATGGGATgcgtgttctctctctctgtgggaTGCGTGTTCTCTCTCTCCATGGGATGTGTGTTCTCTCGCTCCATGGGATGCATGTTCTCTCTCTCCGTGGGATGCATGTTCTCCCTCTCGGTGGGACATGTGCTCTCCCTCTCCATGGGATGTGTCTCTCCATAGGACGCGTGTTCTCTCTCTCCGTGGGATACATATTCTCCCTCTCCAGTGGACttgtgctctccctctccttcaaTCTCTAGGTTCTGGGTCTGCGATTTGACTTGAATCTGAGCAAGGGGTTGTGACTGTCCTCAGGGCACTGACCTCTGTGGCCTCTCCTGCATCCTTGATCACATTTTCTGATGTGTGTTAGGCAGAACATTGGTTGCCCCCGGGAGCACCCTGTCCCTGAGCTGATGCCCGGGGGGTTCTGTCTCTGAGGGTTGGGTTCCTTCCATGCCCCCATCCCCCACTCCCTGTTCAATGTGGGAATTCGGGCTGTGACCACCATTAGGCCCTTTCTCTCCTGGACGCTTCCTCCGGGAGGATGCTAGGGAGCCAGCCTTGTCCCCCAGCTGCCCTGGCCCCGCCTGCAGAGGACAGCTGCCCCGGAGCTTGCGGTGATGCTGGGGCCCCTCGAAGAGCACCGCAGGCCACCTTGTAGCCGACCTGCTGAAAAATAAACTCCTGGACGTCCAGCAACAGAGTGGGGCATGAGGGAAGCAGAAAGCGCTGTGGCTGCCGAGgtcagggcaggagggaaggCCAGGACACAGCACTGGATAGGGTGGAAGAGAGGAGTGTGACTGTGTCAGCCGCCACCCACTCAGAAATCCACCCAGTTTGCTGGTTGAAAAACAGAGCTCATTAGATTATATTTAAGCACACATATTGCTGAATCCCTGTCAATGGAGCTGCAAACCTCCGAGGAACCTGGGACAGGCCCTGCCTCCCCCGTCTGGGGCTTGCTGTGCTTGGGAATGGAGGGGCTGAGCTGGGCAGCCCACACCTGTCCCCATCACTGCAGAGACCCAGGGGCTCTGCCCTCCTGCAGCCCAACGGTCTGGTGAGCTGAGGTTCTGGGGTCCCCACCCCAGCAGGGCCTCAGGGGCTTCCCTCTGCTCAGGCGAGAGTCCACTTTGTTCCATTAACCTCCTGGCTTGTGTTTCAGGAGGGACATGGAGCCTGGCCTTGGGGACAGGGGCAGAGCCTCAGAGCACGTGGATGAGGAGGGCCCTAAAGCACCTCCACCaggggagcagggggaggccCGAGGCCTGCCCTGCGGCCCCCAGTGTAGCCCCGAAGAGGAACTCCCTGCCATGGGAATGAGGAGCTCGGTAGCTGAAGACCAAGCCCTGTCCCACCCTGTGCAGGGCCCGGCACAGCCTGGAAAGACACGTAAGTGACGCCTGACCCATGCTCTGAGACTGGGGCCATTTCCCTCCCTGATGGCTGCTGACTCTGCAGGGACTGAGCGGTCAGCCCCAACTCCAGGTCACTCACCACCTCACACCGATGCGTCCCAGCCGCCGCCATGCCCTACTCCTTCCAGCACAGGGGTCCTCACCCTGAGGGAGAGGCCCCATCCCTGCCCCACGGAGCTGACCTTAAGGGTCCGTGGCACCCGATCCCACGATGTCTCACATGGCCAACAGGCCAGCCTGCTGTCCTGGAGGAAATGCAAGGCTCAGACACCAGCGAGCCAGGTGGTCAAAGGGGCTCCCGAGGTGGGCGTTGGGCCTGAGGCCGACAGCAGGAGGAGGGTTGGGGTGGAGGAATGGTGGTGACAGCCAAGACTGAAGGGGCTGAGACCCTCAGATGAGCAGGAGCAAGGCTGGGAGGGGCTCATGgagaggccagaggaggccccGGCTGGGCCCAGGGGCAGAAGGGACTGTGCACCTGGGAGCCGGCAGGGACCTGCCCGGGGCCTGGTGGGGCTGGAGAAGAGTGGGCGTGATTCCACCCCTTGAGTTTGGGAGGAAACTTTCCAGGGCTAGGCCTGAGGTGAGGGTCTGGGGCAGCCCCAAGACGGCCCCAGTCTCTGCCTGGCTCACTGGGGGTGCTGGGGCTGATCCCAAGATGGGACTTGGAAGGGTGGGGTGGATGGCTGGACCCGAGGGCTGGGAGTTGGGTCTGAGGGACCCAGGGCTGGGACCTCTGTGGCCCCCAGCCCTTCCGTGTTGCCTGGTGTCTGGGGCCCTGTGTACAGGTGGTATAGGATTGAGGTGGGGGTGCCAGCGAGGTGAGGGCTGCCCACAGGGTCCACAGGGCCCATAGGACATGAGCGAGGGCTCTGTCCAACCAGCTCAGCCTGGGTGTCCACCCCTTGCTCTGCAGGCCTCAGGAGCAAAGACGGAGGAGCAGAGGCTGCCAGAGAAGGAGTCCGGCTCCTCGGAGACAGAGAAGCAGAAGTCATGGCCACCAGAGAAAGAGGAGTGGAGGTTGCCAAAGAAGGGGGCCAGCTCCTCAGAGACGGAGGATTGGAGGTTGTGGCctccagagaaggaggaggggaggtcGTGGCTGCCAGAGAAGGGGGCTGgctcttcagagacagaggagtGGAGGCTGGGActgatagagaaagaaaaggggaggcTGTGGCCAccaaaggaggaggagagaccaTGGCAGCCAGAGAAGGAGAAGTGGAGGCCATGgcagccagagaaggaggagcGGAGGCCATGGCCACCAGAGAAGGAGGAGCGGAGGCCGTGGCAGCCAGAGAAAGAGGAGCGGAGGCCATGGCAGCCAGAGCAGGAGGAGCGGAGGCCATGgcagccagagaaggaggagcGGAGGCCATGgcagccagagaaggaggagcGGAGGCCGTGgcagccagagaaggaggagcGGAGGCCGTGGCCAccaaaggaggaggagagaccaTGGCAGCTAGAGAAGGAGGAGCAGAGGCCGTGGCCaccagagaaagaggaggagaggccGTGGCCACcaaagaaggaagaggggaggccgtggcagccagagaaggaggagcGGAGGCCATGGCCgccagagaagaaggaagagagaccatggcagccagagaaggaggaggagagaccatggcagccagagaaggaggagcagAGGCTGTGGCCaccagagaaagaggaggagaggtcATGGCCaccaaagaaggaagagaggaggccGTGacagccagagaaggaggagcTGAGGACATGGCCACCAGAGAAGGAGCAGCAGAGACCATGTcagccagagaaggaggagcGGAGGCCATGGCcaccagagaaggaggaggaaagaccACGgcagccagagaaggaggagcaaaggctgTGGCCaccagagaaagaggaggagaggccATGGCcaccagagaagggagaggggaggccgtggcagccagagaaggaggagcGAAGGCCGTGgcagccagagaaggaggagtAGAGACCATGgcagccagagaaggaggaggagagactatggcagccagagaaggaggagcagAGGCTGTGGCcatgagagaaagaggaggagaggtcATGGCCaccaaagaaggaagagaggaggccgtggcagccagagaaggaggagcTGAGGACATGGCCACCAGAGAAGGAGCAGCAGAGACCATGTcagccagagaaggaggagcGGAGGCCGTGgcagccagagaaggaggagcagAGACCATAGTAgccagagaaagagaagcagaggcCGTGGCCAccagaggaggaagagcagaggcCGTGGCCaccagagaaagaggaggagaggccATGGCcaccagagaagggagaggggaggccgtggcagccagagaaggaggagtGGAGGCCATGGCCACCAGAGAAGGAGGAGCGGAGACCATGGCcaccagagaaggaggaggagagaccatagcagccagagaaggaggagtAAAGGCCGTGGCAgccagagaaagaggaggagagtcCGTGGCcactagagaaggaagaggggaggcTGTGGCAGCTAGAGAAGGAGGAGTGGAGGCCATAGCCAccaaagaaggaggaggagaggccatggcagccagagaaggaggagtAGAGACCACGgcagccagagaaggaggagcGGAGGCCATGGCCaccagagaaagaggaggagaggccGTGGCCACCAGAGAATGGGGCTGGCTCCTCAGAGACAGAGAAGTGGAGGCCATGACTGCCAAAGAAAATGAAGGGGATGCCATGGCCTCCAGAGAGGGAGGAGTGGAGGCCATAGCCACCAGAGAAGGAGGAGCGGAGACCATGGCcaccagagaaggaggaggagagaccatagcagccagagaaggaggagtAAAGGCCGTGGCAgccagagaaagaggaggagagtcCGTGGCcactagagaaggaagaggggaggcTGTGGCAGCTAGAGAAGGAGGAGTGGAGGCCATAGCCAccaaagaaggaggaggagaggccatggcagccagagaaggaggaataGAGACCATGgcagccagagaaggaggagcagAGGCCATGGCCaccagagaagaaggaagagagaccatgacagccagagaaggaggaggagagaccatggcagccagagaaggaggagcagAGGCTGTGGCCaccagagaaagaggaggagaggtcATGGCCaccaaagaaggaagagaggaggccGTGacagccagagaaggaggagcTGAGGACATGGCCACCAGAGAAGGAGCAGCAGAGACCATGTcagccagagaaggaggagcGGAGGCCATGGCcaccagagaaggaggaggaaagaccACGgcagccagagaaggaggagcGGAGGCCATGGCcaccagagaaggaggaggaaagaccACGgcagccagagaaggaggagcaaaggctgTGGCCaccagagaaagaggaggagaggccATGGCCAccagagaaggaagaggggaggccgtggcagccagagaaggaggagtAGAGACCATGgcagccagagaaggaggaggagagactatggcagccagagaaggaggggcagaggctgtggccatgagagaaagaggaggagaggtcATGGCCaccaaagaaggaagagaggaggccgtggcagccagagaaggaggagcTGAGGACATGGCCACCAGAGAAGGAGCAGCAGAGACCATGTcagccagagaaggaggagcGGAGGCCGTGgcagccagagaaggaggagcagAGACCATAGTAgccagagaaagagaagcagaggcCGTGGCCAccagaggaggaagagcagaggcCGTGGCCaccagagaaagaggaggagaggccATGGCcaccagagaagggagaggggaggccgtggcagccagagaaggaggagtGGAGGCCATGGCCACCAGAGAAGGAGGAGCGGAGACCATGGCcaccagagaaggaggaggagagaccatagcagccagagaaggaggagtAAAGGCCGTGGCAgccagagaaagaggaggagagtcCGTGGCcactagagaaggaagaggggaggcTGTGGCAGCTAGAGAAGGAGGAGTGGAGGCCATAGCCAccaaagaaggaggaggagaggccatggcagccagagaaggaggagtagagaccacagcagccagagaaggaggagcGGAGGCCATGGCCaccagagaaagaggaggagaggccGTGGCCACCAGAGAAGGGGGCTGGCTCCTCAGAGACAGAGGAGTGGAGGCCATGACTGCCAAAGAAAATGAAGGGGATGCCATGGCCTCCAGAGAGGGAGGAGTGGAGGCCGTGGCCACCAGAGAAGGAGGAGCGGAGGCCATGGCTGCCAGAGAAGAGGAGTGGAGGCCATGGCCaccagagaaggaggagaggaggccgTGGCCACCAGAGAAGGAGGAGCAGAGGCCGTGGCCAccagagaaggaagaggggaggcTGTGGCCACCAGAGAAGGAGGAGTGGAGGCCATGGCCACCAGAGAAGGCTGCCCCTCAGAGATGGAGGAGGGAAGGTGCCAGGCTTCAAGGTGAGTCAGGGCACTGCCTGTGGCCAAGGCCACCACATCTGCAGGTCTGGCCCTGCCCCAGCCAGACGCTTGTGGGTCGTGGCTCAAGAGTGGGTGGAGTGAAAGCCACCCCAGCTCCTGCTCCATGACAAGCCCCCAGGAAGAGACACCCCAAGCAGCCCAGTTGGATGCCCTCTCTGGGGTCCTGAGTCAACTCAGACCTGGGACCTCCACACATCCAGCCTCCTCCACATGGGGTGGCCAGAATCATGCCCTCCCTGCCACCCACAGCCCCTGCACCATCTTGCCCTGTGCACGCTGTGACAGCCTCTGCCCACTTCTGTGCACCCCAGAGCAGAGGCCTGGAGGCTTGAGAGACAGGGAGAGCCTGATGTGGCCACAGGCGAGGCAACAGCAGAAGGGTTGCTGGCCACCGTCCTCAGGCGGGACGTCcacctggcctctgcctccctcgGAGCAAGACCAGCGGTGGGAAAGCCCCAGGGGAGAGACAGCCCTGGCAGTGCCACACCACACCAGGCTCAGTGCCCAGCCAGCGTCCATGGGGACCTTGGTCCCTGGAAAGAGATGAAGAGTGACCAGATGGCATTCATGCCCTGCCTCAGGAGTCCCCAGTCTAGAGTGCCAGGATGGCATTCACGCCCCTGCCTTGGCAGTCCCCAGTCTAGAGTGCCAGGATGGCATTCATGCCCCTGCCTCGGGAGTCCCCAGTCTGTCCCGTCCCAGAGCCCTCCCCTGGCCCTTCCAGCTGGAGAGCAGGACCCTGAAAACAGAGGGTGTTTGGGGCTTGGATTCCAGTTGGATTCCGAGGGGGAAGCTCCGGGAGGAGCAGGGCGTGGTTGATAGAGATGGACAGGGAGCGGGTCTCCACAGAATCCCACCGGGCCTGCCTGGAGCCGGCCCACCATAGGCTGGGCGCAAGGTGGGGCTTCCCGGGCCAGCAACTGAGGCTCAGCCCAGGGCGCTGAGCAGCCCACATTCAGATAGGGGAGTCTGGGCCAGGTGCTGAGGGGGTCCAGGTCCCCTCAGTCCAGGTCGCACTGCTGGTGACTGCTGTGTGACCTCTCAAAAGTCACTGAACCCCTCACCATGAAATGCAGGAATTATTCCTGcttagaaaatgttttagaatatcTTGGATTTCACAGACACCGTTTATTTATACAAAGTACAGAGCTTAGGGCTTCCCTCCTGGTGGAGATTTTCTAAATCTAGCTGTTGTTTCTTTAGGAATAATGGTCCCCCTCTTTCCCCACAGCATCCTGCTTTGGTGAAGCAGCTGCCACCTACGTCTCCAGCCCGAGCCTGACCTCGCTTTCTGGCCCCCACCACTGGCTCACCCCCAGCCCTAGCCACTTCCCCAGGTCTGTCTCCAGCACCCACTACCCTGCCAGCCTGGACATTGCCTTCGGGGACCCTTGCAGCCCCCAGGGCGGAAGGCCTCCTATCCTGAAGCTGTCTAGGGCCAGTCCCAGGCCAGACTCCCACCCAGGGAGCTCCAGCCCAGCAGAACTAGAGGCGGAACAAGGGGTGCTTGGTGGGGAGGCTGGCCAGAGCAGGGTGGGGTCCCCAGGGCTCTCCTCTCACGCGCTGTCCACTGTTCACATGAGGATGGAACCTACCTTCTCCAAGCAACTGCAGACAGACAGTGGACATGAGGACAGGAAGATCTCTGCAGACCAGGAGAACAGTCAGGACGAGGGCTGGACCATGAGGAGGGACAGGCCAGCCTCAGAAGGCTCTGAATTCCAGGGCACAGGGTGGCCCTGATAACCCTGCCCAGAGACACTCTGGGACGGGGCAGAACCCCGCACCCGGGCAGAGGAGCACTGGCGCTACCATCCAACCCACTCCAGGTTCAGGTGGGCACTCAGGAAGGCGCGGAGCCCCATTTCCTGCATGACTCCACCCGGGTTGACAGTGGAGGGACTTTCCACGTGCTGAAGGCAGACCCCAG encodes the following:
- the LOC141408250 gene encoding uncharacterized protein isoform X2, producing the protein MNRFRSPGTCWCGNREANVFADRHAAGAASGRKPRRGRRGRDAVTHRDGRAPATQTGLPSMACGSSTLWASISGMEPLRQVLQKAKAVALYCSGPLWALKHFVTTGWTDAETECSQEAPGGAPFAGLINQGLTCYLNALLQCLFLTPEFRDRIQEKPWTSEPEQALGEIFRRLQRRCGPVPTSALTTCLGSVQQDVAEVFLLLLQHLGRDELQEVFQSEVEKIIQCLVCGHEEHIPSGGRMLILPLASHTQLCGLEGAGQKPGKPANPSSGVSQDTEVLSFSLIQKFDDEDNRFFCEPCNAKTPASEETRFLRLPKVLILQVRELTFENGRFHKIQKPINIAQVLKLHTSPRELTLPKCKASHSGTLTPNPEQRVYHLYAMCCHSGDCSGGHYTALAQPPGRAEWFRFNDQQVHCVGPEFPLHHTFRSETPYLLLYRCQDTEDRCVPVWSPGWQEPEAPGPDNGDMRTMTDVAAPKEKVPCPGVEGETLKTDSATVCWGGHSQSLSPLQDDEPICHRQSPAKKYRRDMEPGLGDRGRASEHVDEEGPKAPPPGEQGEARGLPCGPQCSPEEELPAMGMRSSVAEDQALSHPVQGPAQPGKTRLRSKDGGAEAAREGVRLLGDREAEVMATRERGVEVAKEGGQLLRDGGLEVVASREGGGEVVAAREGGWLFRDRGVEAGTDRERKGEAVATKGGGETMAAREGEVEAMAAREGGAEAMATREGGAEAVAARERGAEAMAARAGGAEAMAAREGGAEAMAAREGGAEAVAAREGGAEAVATKGGGETMAAREGGAEAVATRERGGEAVATKEGRGEAVAAREGGAEAMAAREEGRETMAAREGGGETMAAREGGAEAVATRERGGEVMATKEGREEAVTAREGGAEDMATREGAAETMSAREGGAEAMATREGGGKTTAAREGGAKAVATRERGGEAMATREGRGEAVAAREGGAKAVAAREGGVETMAAREGGGETMAAREGGAEAVAMRERGGEVMATKEGREEAVAAREGGAEDMATREGAAETMSAREGGAEAVAAREGGAETIVAREREAEAVATRGGRAEAVATRERGGEAMATREGRGEAVAAREGGVEAMATREGGAETMATREGGGETIAAREGGVKAVAARERGGESVATREGRGEAVAAREGGVEAIATKEGGGEAMAAREGGVETTAAREGGAEAMATRERGGEAVATREWGWLLRDREVEAMTAKENEGDAMASREGGVEAIATREGGAETMATREGGGETIAAREGGVKAVAARERGGESVATREGRGEAVAAREGGVEAIATKEGGGEAMAAREGGIETMAAREGGAEAMATREEGRETMTAREGGGETMAAREGGAEAVATRERGGEVMATKEGREEAVTAREGGAEDMATREGAAETMSAREGGAEAMATREGGGKTTAAREGGAEAMATREGGGKTTAAREGGAKAVATRERGGEAMATREGRGEAVAAREGGVETMAAREGGGETMAAREGGAEAVAMRERGGEVMATKEGREEAVAAREGGAEDMATREGAAETMSAREGGAEAVAAREGGAETIVAREREAEAVATRGGRAEAVATRERGGEAMATREGRGEAVAAREGGVEAMATREGGAETMATREGGGETIAAREGGVKAVAARERGGESVATREGRGEAVAAREGGVEAIATKEGGGEAMAAREGGVETTAAREGGAEAMATRERGGEAVATREGGWLLRDRGVEAMTAKENEGDAMASREGGVEAVATREGGAEAMAAREEEWRPWPPEKEERRPWPPEKEEQRPWPPEKEEGRLWPPEKEEWRPWPPEKAAPQRWRREGARLQASCFGEAAATYVSSPSLTSLSGPHHWLTPSPSHFPRSVSSTHYPASLDIAFGDPCSPQGGRPPILKLSRASPRPDSHPGSSSPAELEAEQGVLGGEAGQSRVGSPGLSSHALSTVHMRMEPTFSKQLQTDSGHEDRKISADQENSQDEGWTMRRDRPASEGSEFQGTGWP
- the LOC141408250 gene encoding uncharacterized protein isoform X8, with the translated sequence MNRFRSPGTCWCGNREANVFADRHAAGAASGRKPRRGRRGRDAVTHRDGRGWTDAETECSQEAPGGAPFAGLINQGLTCYLNALLQCLFLTPEFRDRIQEKPWTSEPEQALGEIFRRLQRRCGPVPTSALTTCLGLHSSVQQDVAEVFLLLLQHLGRDELQEVFQSEVEKIIQCLVCGHEEHIPSGGRMLILPLASHTQLCGLEGAGQKPGKPANPSSGVSQDTEVLSFSLIQKFDDEDNRFFCEPCNAKTPASEETRFLRLPKVLILQVRELTFENGRFHKIQKPINIAQVLKLHTSPRELTLPKCKASHSGTLTPNPEQRVYHLYAMCCHSGDCSGGHYTALAQPPGRAEWFRFNDQQVHCVGPEFPLHHTFRSETPYLLLYRCQDTEDRQEPEAPGPDNGDMRTMTDVAAPKEKVPCPGVEGETLKTDSATVCWGGHSQSLSPLQDDEPICHRQSPAKKYRRDMEPGLGDRGRASEHVDEEGPKAPPPGEQGEARGLPCGPQCSPEEELPAMGMRSSVAEDQALSHPVQGPAQPGKTRLRSKDGGAEAAREGVRLLGDREAEVMATRERGVEVAKEGGQLLRDGGLEVVASREGGGEVVAAREGGWLFRDRGVEAGTDRERKGEAVATKGGGETMAAREGEVEAMAAREGGAEAMATREGGAEAVAARERGAEAMAARAGGAEAMAAREGGAEAMAAREGGAEAVAAREGGAEAVATKGGGETMAAREGGAEAVATRERGGEAVATKEGRGEAVAAREGGAEAMAAREEGRETMAAREGGGETMAAREGGAEAVATRERGGEVMATKEGREEAVTAREGGAEDMATREGAAETMSAREGGAEAMATREGGGKTTAAREGGAKAVATRERGGEAMATREGRGEAVAAREGGAKAVAAREGGVETMAAREGGGETMAAREGGAEAVAMRERGGEVMATKEGREEAVAAREGGAEDMATREGAAETMSAREGGAEAVAAREGGAETIVAREREAEAVATRGGRAEAVATRERGGEAMATREGRGEAVAAREGGVEAMATREGGAETMATREGGGETIAAREGGVKAVAARERGGESVATREGRGEAVAAREGGVEAIATKEGGGEAMAAREGGVETTAAREGGAEAMATRERGGEAVATREWGWLLRDREVEAMTAKENEGDAMASREGGVEAIATREGGAETMATREGGGETIAAREGGVKAVAARERGGESVATREGRGEAVAAREGGVEAIATKEGGGEAMAAREGGIETMAAREGGAEAMATREEGRETMTAREGGGETMAAREGGAEAVATRERGGEVMATKEGREEAVTAREGGAEDMATREGAAETMSAREGGAEAMATREGGGKTTAAREGGAEAMATREGGGKTTAAREGGAKAVATRERGGEAMATREGRGEAVAAREGGVETMAAREGGGETMAAREGGAEAVAMRERGGEVMATKEGREEAVAAREGGAEDMATREGAAETMSAREGGAEAVAAREGGAETIVAREREAEAVATRGGRAEAVATRERGGEAMATREGRGEAVAAREGGVEAMATREGGAETMATREGGGETIAAREGGVKAVAARERGGESVATREGRGEAVAAREGGVEAIATKEGGGEAMAAREGGVETTAAREGGAEAMATRERGGEAVATREGGWLLRDRGVEAMTAKENEGDAMASREGGVEAVATREGGAEAMAAREEEWRPWPPEKEERRPWPPEKEEQRPWPPEKEEGRLWPPEKEEWRPWPPEKAAPQRWRREGARLQASCFGEAAATYVSSPSLTSLSGPHHWLTPSPSHFPRSVSSTHYPASLDIAFGDPCSPQGGRPPILKLSRASPRPDSHPGSSSPAELEAEQGVLGGEAGQSRVGSPGLSSHALSTVHMRMEPTFSKQLQTDSGHEDRKISADQENSQDEGWTMRRDRPASEGSEFQGTGWP